One Corvus moneduloides isolate bCorMon1 chromosome 24, bCorMon1.pri, whole genome shotgun sequence DNA segment encodes these proteins:
- the PRELP gene encoding prolargin produces MKVALALLLPLVLALVPPASGQRRKPPRRPTRPPAPFEEPVEPTELPPPLPPGPPSVFPDCPRECYCPPDFPSALYCDSRNLRTVPVIPPRIHYLYLQNNFIADLPEESFRNATGLKWVNLDNNRIRKVDRRVLEKLENLIFLYMERNQLKEVPAFLPPNLEQLRLSRNQISKIPAGVFNKLENLVLLDLHHNKLSDGVFNKNTFKGLKNLMQLNLAHNILRKMPPGVPSAIHQLFLDRNNIEDIPSDYFKEFPNLAFIRLNYNQISDKGLPKNSFNLTNLLVLHLAHNKLTNVPFISAKLEHLYLNNNSIEKINGTQICPTSLVSIQDFSPSDLDSVPRLRYLRLDGNLLKPPIPLDLMLCFRLLQSVVF; encoded by the exons ATGAAGGTGGCCCTGGCGTTGCTTCTCCCACTCGTGCTCGCCCTGGTGCCGCCGGCGAGCGGGCAGCGGCGCAAACCCCCCCGCAGACCCACCCGGCCGCCCGCGCCCTTCGAGGAGCCCGTGGAGCCCACGGAGCTGCCGCCTCCCCTCCCTCCGGGCCCTCCATCCGTGTTCCCCGACTGCCCTCGGGAATGCTACTGCCCGCCGGACTTCCCGTCGGCGCTGTACTGCGACAGCCGCAACCTGCGCACGGTGCCGGTGATCCCGCCCCGCATCCACTACCTGTACCTGCAGAACAACTTCATCGCCGACCTGCCCGAGGAGTCCTTCCGCAACGCCACCGGCCTCAAATGGGTCAACCTGGACAACAACCGCATCCGCAAGGTGGACAGGAGGGtgctggagaagctggaaaaCCTCATCTTCCTCTACATGGAGAGGAACCAGCTGAAGGAGGTGCCCGCCTTCCTGCCGCCCAACCTGGAGCAGCTGCGGCTCAGCAGGAACCAGATCTCCAAGATCCCCGCCGGCGTCTTCAACAAGCTGGAGAACCTGGTGCTGCTGGACCTGCACCACAACAAGCTGAGCGACGGCGTCTTCAACAAGAACACCTTCAAGGGGCTCAAGAACCTCATGCAGCTCAACCTGGCCCACAACATCCTGAGGAAGATGCCCCCCGGTGTGCCCAGCGCCATCCACCAGCTCTTCCTGGACAGGAACAACATTGAGGACATCCCCAGCGATTATTTCAAGGAGTTTCCCAACCTGGCCTTCATCCGGCTCAACTACAACCAGATCTCGGATAAGGGGCTGCCCAAAAATTCCTTCAACCTCACCaacctgctggtgctgcacctggcCCACAACAAGCTCACCAACGTGCCCTTCATCAGCGCCAAGCTGGAGCACCTCTACCTGAACAACAACTCCATCGAGA AAATCAACGGCACGCAGATCTGCCCCACCTCGCTGGTGTCCATCCAGGATTTCTCGCCCTCCGACCTGGACAGTGTCCCCCGGCTCCGCTACCTGCGGCTGGACGGGAACCTCCTGAAGCCGCCAATCCCGCTGGACCTGATGCTGTGTTTCCGCCTCCTGCAGTCCGTGGTGTTTtag